From Rhodamnia argentea isolate NSW1041297 chromosome 10, ASM2092103v1, whole genome shotgun sequence, a single genomic window includes:
- the LOC115739898 gene encoding uncharacterized protein LOC115739898, whose protein sequence is MEEQHLSVDSELVTSKNLVNKLGAAFDGFESSSDGVDPSDDEDADELEECTRPHQKMLDNAVQPSPSKLMSPHISSDEENEEEEPNLKLQELFSEEIVDNPALGCSVLSPAPLELISALKGSREKQGGAPRKLTLTWAPDVYDPPPTQLLDIVTRGTKQKKVPKKEKVGRKEGQKGKETTRGADGGRDSSRGGGSTKDKKKKQNHRTGKSGRSYSFVDDNGSDNYSY, encoded by the exons ATGGAGGAACAGCATCTTTCTGTTGATTCAGAGTTGGTTACTAGTAAGAATTTGGTCAATAAACTGGGAGCTGCTTTTGACGGATTTGAAAGCTCTTCTGATGGAGTTGATCCAAGCGATGATGAGGATGCTGATGAGCTTGAGGAATGTACACGACCTCATCAAAAGATGTTGGACAATGCAGTGCAGCCTTCTCCAAGCAAGCTTATGTCTCCACATATATCTTCTGACGAAGAGAATGAGGAAGAGGAACCAAATTTAAAATTGCAGGAACTCTTTTCTGAAGAAATTGTGGATAATCCGGCCCTTGGATGCTCGGTGCTTTCGCCA GCTCCTCTAGAGCTAATATCTGCCTTGAAAGGTAGCCGCGAGAAACAAGGGGGAGCTCCAAGGAAGCTCACGCTGACGTGGGCTCCTGATGTTTACGATCCACCTCCAACACAACTATTAGATATAGTCACCAGAGGGACAAAGCAGAAAAAGgtccccaaaaaagaaaaagtaggcaGAAAGGAAGGCCAAAAGGGCAAAGAAACAACACGAGGTGCTGATGGAGGTAGAGACTCTTCACGAGGGGGCGGCAGCACCaaggacaagaaaaagaagcagaatCACAGAACCGGGAAATCTGGTAGGTCATATAGTTTTGTGGATGACAATGGATCAGATAACTACTCCTACTGA